The window TCCCAATAGAAATTACAACAATAATTATCGCCCTAACCAGGGGGGcggtaatttcaataattataatggaaacCGACCTCATCCTAATCTCTCTTGttctaacaataattactTGCGACCCCCCGCAGGATTTAATGTTAGCAAAGGAGAATTAGTTGAGACACTCAAGAAGgaggaaaagtatgaacaaGGGATCACAAGGATCTTGGAGGTAATCGCGCAAGACATGAAGGTTAATGACACCAAGATCGAAGTGGTCGAAGCTAGAATAAACAACCTCGAGCAGGGAATGAACACGATCTCAACTGTCATAGCCAACATCAACACGCAAATGGAGCAAATCCAAAAGAAGTTAGATGAGGACAGGGCAAAGGCAGCCGCACGAGTGGACGAAGTCAACAAAAAGTGGATGGCAAAGCAGAAAACTTTTTCTGGGGACTGCCTAGTcgccggcggaccgccgcacaccACGCAGCGGACCGCCACTGAAGCACAGAATAGAGTATGCCCAGCCGCCGGCGGACCGCAACACACTACGCGTCGGGCCGCCACAGAGAAGGCAGAAGCACCCGCTCAGCAGGGACTCGTGCGGCACAATGGGATTGTGCTACCTTTCCAGCCAAAGAGGAAGTTTAAGCTCGAAGAGCAgttcaaacattttttaaacattttttgtAAAGTTCATACTAACATTCCTTTAGTTGAATCGTTGCAGGAAATACCTAGGTACGCAAAGCTACTAAGGGAGACggtgatgaggaagagaaagCCAACAAAAGCCGACCTTAAGCTACCACATCATTGGAGCGAGATCATCCAAAAGGAGAAGGCAGTGAAGCAGAGAGATACGGGTCAATTCATTATCCGATGCCGGATTGGAGAGGGAAAGGTTGACAAGGCCCTATGCGATCTAGGATCTTCCATCAATCTCATGCCGCTGAAGTACTACGAAAAGCTCAACATTGGGCCACTCAAAACTTCAGACGTAACACTCAGGTTGGCCGATAACTCGACCATAAAACTTTTGGTATGATTGAGGATGTCTTAGTGAAAATAGatgatttcattttccctGCCGATTTTATTGTGCTTGACATGAAAGTAGACAAGAACGTCTCTCTAATCTTAGGGAGAGATTTTCTTGCCACTTGCAAAGCTTTGATTGATGTAGGTCGTGGCGAGATCACAATTAGCAACAACCATAGCCAATCCACCTATAAGATCGAAAGCGAGATGCTCAAGTTTGAGGAAGCAAAGCGGGCAAAGATGGAACAACAGTGTAGGGCAGTCATGGTCACAGATTTGACCAAACCCCAAGACCCCTTTGAAATAGAGGAGTATACTACATCTGCCATCTACACTATAAAAGAGGTAAGACGTTCTCCCAAAAAGGATGATACTAATCCCTCCACTTCTGTCCCGCAGAAAAAGAggcaaaagaagaagaaggcaaCCAAGGAGGACCCTGAGATTTatgttatcaaaataaataagggGAAATACAAGTGGTGGAAGAAGCTAGGGACCAAGTTGCTCCCTATGCCTATTTTCAACACTCGGGTCGCTGATCCGCCCAATTAGTGGGCCACTTCAAGTCGAGCTAACGACTATAAACAAAAGCacttgttgggaggcaacccaattttgtt is drawn from Salvia hispanica cultivar TCC Black 2014 chromosome 6, UniMelb_Shisp_WGS_1.0, whole genome shotgun sequence and contains these coding sequences:
- the LOC125194857 gene encoding uncharacterized protein LOC125194857: MTNPSMRHLLASKPFSEKCPNHGFTVDHQVGILYNGFNEKIRAMLDSVANGGFLRKSGEEAMAVIEEFATNSRGWSKERHNLKRIVAVEEAEESSFAKELAELRVWVDQMDSSRKKDPIPPTSIIAVSKPETPTPTVEEINYMQGGGPNRNYNNNYRPNQGGGNFNNYNGNRPHPNLSCSNNNYLRPPAGFNVSKGELVETLKKEEKYEQGITRILEVIAQDMKVNDTKIEVVEARINNLEQGMNTISTVIANINTQMEQIQKKLDEDRAKAAARVDEVNKKWMAKQKTFSGDCLVAGGPPHTTQRTATEAQNRVCPAAGGPQHTTRRAATEKAEAPAQQGLVRHNGIVLPFQPKRKFKLEEQFKHFLNIFCKVHTNIPLVESLQEIPRYAKLLRETVMRKRKPTKADLKLPHHWSEIIQKEKAVKQRDTGQFIIRCRIGEGKVDKALCDLGSSINLMPLKYYEKLNIGPLKTSDVTLRLADNSTIKLLV